The region TTGAATTTCTGCTTTAAAATCGGTGTTTAGGACCTTTTCGTACTCTAATGTGGAGTTTAAACTAATCTACTTAAACAGGCCAAGTGGAGTCTTGCGCCCCCTGATGGTTCAATTGTATAACTACAtgaaagtttgattttttttttttttttttttttttttttttttttgttcttttaaattaCAGCAGACGCTTCAGAGTTATTTAGCCCCAATTCACTAATAGATAGGTAACAGGCAATTCAAATAGCAGTCTTCTGTTGAGCACTTAATAATCCTGATGGTTTCTGCAGATGACTTCAAACCAGCTTCCATTGATACTACATGTGAAGGAGATCTTGAAGTGGGCAAGGGTGAACAAGTCACGATAACATTGCCCAACTTAGAGGTTGAACTCTTTCAGTACCCATTCCTTGCATATTCACTGAAAGCCAGAGGAATGCTTCTAAGCATTTCCCTGAATTGTCATTTCTATTCAACAGGGGTCCACTGCTCCAGTCACAGTGTTCAAAGGGTCCAAGAGGCCTTACATGAAGGAATGCATCCTAATTGTAAACCATGACACAGGAGAGTATCGCCTCGAGAAACTCAGCAGCAACATTGCGGTCAAGAAGACGAGGTGCGTAACTAGATAACGTTAAAAGTCCATTGGAAAGCATGCTTGGAAGCTGATTAGTATTATTCTTGTGCCACTTACATTTGCGTTTATGGTTCTCAAAGGGCTGAGGGAAGCAGTAAGATCCAGTCCCGCCTGGAGCAACAGACCAGCAGGTTAAGCCAGCAGATGAAAAGTGGCAGCAGTAGCAAGACCCCATTCAACTCTAAGAGCTcccctcccaaagaaaagcTCTCTCCAGGATCCCCCATGGATGACATTGAGAGAGGTAAGA is a window of Chanos chanos chromosome 10, fChaCha1.1, whole genome shotgun sequence DNA encoding:
- the eaf2 gene encoding ELL-associated factor 2, which codes for MNGAAYSNFDNQEHVLKLGETFEKQSKSAFHTVRYDFKPASIDTTCEGDLEVGKGEQVTITLPNLEGSTAPVTVFKGSKRPYMKECILIVNHDTGEYRLEKLSSNIAVKKTRAEGSSKIQSRLEQQTSRLSQQMKSGSSSKTPFNSKSSPPKEKLSPGSPMDDIERELMAEARVMDQMSSGDSSSDSQSSSSSSSEDSSSSSDSEDDTRPPPMAPTITHSMPIITTSQSRTEEGSGHFMNTLKSDLQLSESGSESDDD